One genomic segment of Misgurnus anguillicaudatus chromosome 25, ASM2758022v2, whole genome shotgun sequence includes these proteins:
- the eps8l1b gene encoding epidermal growth factor receptor kinase substrate 8-like protein 1, with protein MGAISQYLLTRLVNVSLGDDGVDTVEETLFRVLKHLDYYRLSSIEVILEIQADKISLRDRNNEELEAFDLSSVLRCDCINPSSLHDPSLLLLVCQSSTQKMPSVYLFSCTTVRAERIRDDIKQAVSHRENRCFEPNMDIPSPPYSQVHIPPSNHPPPPYPGIKANGLVNGQPDKSFLKAQLEVEILNHCFDDIEAFMGKLQQSAEAQMILNQRSKKQKRSQRKSADEDLLTAKAKPPSERDFIDTFQKFKYSFSLLSRLKSIISNPTAEELVHHVFKPLDMIVKVTGGPALAGSVSSPAMTQGAVNLLQNNLTAEDKELWVALGPNWTQHKSALRSPVAPYTPLFLDGWRPAGSDVAGWVDPVEAQHKQDAKVESQLAASHPFDRHTAPDHMTDQLDGPVKDRLYRCSYDFNARNNSELSVMHGETLEVIESSKRWWKCRNKFDEVGFVPFNILEPITHIDNDVTHKTPKPPSAPPIFNALPSPSAITSDPSNPSRSRSMGGQQHLPEDTDKVMQVNDELLQRLTRGKNLTPRLVIPRSPGTTAPLDYSSPPDEVENWLKKKGFSQPTVQCLKVLNGAQLFSLNKEELRAVIPEEGARVYSQLTVQRALLEDARRSSELETVMERQKMKVDLKMESETL; from the exons ATGGGGGCAATATCTCAGTATCTGCTTACT CGGCTGGTGAATGTTTCTCTGGGAGATGACGGTGTGGACACCGTTGAAGAGACTCTTTTTCGAGTTCTGAAACATCTGGATTATTATCGGCTTTCCAGCATTGAAGTGATCCTGGAGATCCAAGCTGACAAGATCAGCCTGAGAGACAGAAACAATGAG GAATTGGAGGCGTTTGATTTATCTTCAGTCCTCCGCTGCGACTGCATAAATCCTTCATCTCTCCACGATCCATCTCTTCTTCTGCTGGTTTGTCAGAGCTCCACCCAGAAGATGCCCAgtgtttatttattcagctgCACAACAGTCAGG GCGGAGCGCATTCGAGATGACATCAAGCAAGCTGTGTCGCATCGAGAGAATAG GTGTTTTGAACCCAATATGGATATTCCAAGCCCTCCGTACAGTCAAGTCCACATCCCGCCCTCAAATCACCCCCCTCCACCTTACCCGGGCATCAAAG CAAATGGATTAGTAAATGGTCAGCCTGATAAGTCATTCCTCAAAGCTCAGTTAGAGGTG gAAATCCTCAATCattgttttgatgatattgaaGCATTCATGGGAAAGCTGCAGCAGTCAGCAGAAGCTCAGATGATCCTCAACCaaagaagcaaaaaacagaagaGAAGTCAGAGGAAAAGTGCAGATG AGGATCTTCTAACAGCAAAAGCTAAACCACCATCTGAGAGAGATTTCATCGACACGTTTCAGAAATTTAAATACAGTTTTAGCCTGTTG TCAAGGTTAAAATCTATCATCTCCAATCCCACCGCAGAAGAGCTCGTGCATCACGTCTTCAAACCTCTCGACATG attgTGAAGGTAACAGGAGGTCCGGCCTTAGCTGGATCCGTCTCCAGCCCTGCTATGACACAAGGAGCCGTGAACCTGCTACAGAATAACCTGACAGCAGAAGACAAGGAGTTATGGGTCGCTTTAGGGCCCAACTGGACACAGCACAA GTCTGCTCTCAGGAGTCCCGTGGCTCCATACACACCTTTGTTTCTGGACGGATGGAGACCCGCGGGGTCCGATGTCGCCGGTTGGGTCGATCCTGTGGAAGCACAACACAAACAAGATGCAAAAGTAGAG AGCCAGCTCGCAGCGTCTCACCCCTTTGATCGACACACTGCTCCCGATCACATGACAGACCAACT TGATGGTCCTGTGAAAGATAGATTGTACCGCTGCAGTTACGATTTCAATGCACGAAATAACAGTGAGCTCTCAGTAATGCATGGAGAGACATTAGAG GTGATTGAATCATCTAAACGCTGGTGGAAGTGTCGGAATAAGTTTGATGAAGTTGGATTTGTACCGTTCAATATCCTGGAGCCCATCACACACATCGACAATGATGTAACGCACAAGACTCCAAAG CCTCCTTCTGCTCCACCGATATTCAACGCCCTGCCCAGCCCGTCGGCCATCACCTCAGACCCCAGCAATCCCAGCAGATCCCGCAGCATGGGGGGACAACAACATCTGCCTGAAGACACAGACAAAG TGATGCAGGTAAATGATGAGTTACTTCAACGCTTGACCAGGGGGAAGAATTTAACCCCTCGACTGGTGATCCCTCGCTCGCCGGGCACTACGGCTCCGCTCGATTACAGCTCACCTCCGGATGAAGTGGAGAACTGGCTGAAAAAGAAAGGATTCAGTCAACC GACGGTTCAGTGTTTAAAGGTTTTGAATGGAGCTCAGCTGTTTTCACTGAATAAAGAAGAACTGCGCGCTGTTATTCCTGAAGAGGGCGCTAGAGTCTACAGTCAACTTACAGTACAAAGAGCCCTGCTGgag